One stretch of Clavibacter californiensis DNA includes these proteins:
- the fusA gene encoding elongation factor G has translation MAQDVLTDLNKVRNIGIMAHIDAGKTTTTERILYYTGITHKIGEVHDGAATMDWMAQEQERGITITSAATTCFWNKNQINIIDTPGHVDFTVEVERSLRVLDGAVAVFDGKEGVEPQSETVWRQADKYDVPRICFVNKMDKLGADFYFTVDTIINRLGAKPLVIQLPIGAEGGFEGVIDLVEMRALTWRGDSKGDVELGAKYDIEEIPADLKDKADEYRAKLLETVAETDDALLEKYFGGEELTVAEIKAAIRKLTVNSEIYPVLCGSAFKNRGVQPMLDAVIDYLPSPLDVPPMEGHDVRDEEKIIIRKPDSTEPFSALAFKVAVHPFFGRLTYVRVYSGTIASGSQVINSTKGKKERIGKIFQMHSNKENPVDSVTAGHIYAVIGLKDTTTGDTLCDPQDQIVLESMTFPEPVIEVAIEPKTKADQEKLGVAIQKLAEEDPTFRTEQNQETGQTVIKGMGELHLDILVDRMKREFNVEANVGKPQVAYRETIRGTVDKHDFTHKKQTGGSGQFAKIQIKIEPMEVTAEKTYEFDNKVTGGRVPREYIPSVDAGIQDALQVGILAGYPMVGVKATLLDGAAHDVDSSEMAFKIAGSMAFKEAARKAKPVLLEPLMAVEVRTPEEYMGDVIGDLNSRRGQIQAMEDASGVKVITANVPLSEMFGYVGDLRSKTSGRAVYSMSFGSYAEVPKAVADEIVQKNKGE, from the coding sequence GTGGCACAGGACGTGCTCACCGACCTGAACAAGGTCCGCAACATCGGCATCATGGCTCACATCGATGCCGGCAAGACCACCACCACCGAGCGCATCCTGTACTACACGGGCATCACTCACAAGATCGGCGAGGTCCACGACGGCGCCGCCACGATGGACTGGATGGCCCAGGAGCAGGAGCGCGGCATCACCATCACGTCCGCCGCGACGACGTGCTTCTGGAACAAGAACCAGATCAACATCATCGACACCCCCGGGCACGTCGACTTCACCGTCGAGGTGGAGCGTTCGCTCCGCGTCCTCGACGGCGCGGTCGCCGTGTTCGACGGCAAGGAGGGCGTCGAGCCCCAGTCCGAGACGGTGTGGCGCCAGGCCGACAAGTACGACGTGCCGCGCATCTGCTTCGTCAACAAGATGGACAAGCTCGGTGCCGACTTCTACTTCACGGTCGACACGATCATCAACCGCCTCGGCGCGAAGCCGCTGGTCATCCAGCTGCCCATCGGCGCGGAGGGCGGCTTCGAGGGCGTCATCGACCTCGTCGAGATGCGCGCGCTGACCTGGCGCGGCGACTCCAAGGGAGACGTCGAGCTCGGTGCGAAGTACGACATCGAGGAGATCCCCGCGGATCTGAAGGACAAGGCGGACGAGTACCGGGCCAAGCTGCTCGAGACCGTCGCCGAGACCGACGACGCGCTGCTCGAGAAGTACTTCGGCGGCGAGGAGCTGACGGTGGCGGAGATCAAGGCCGCCATCCGCAAGCTCACCGTCAACAGCGAGATCTACCCCGTGCTCTGCGGTTCCGCGTTCAAGAACCGCGGCGTCCAGCCGATGCTCGACGCGGTGATCGACTACCTCCCCAGCCCGCTCGACGTGCCCCCCATGGAGGGCCACGACGTGCGCGACGAGGAGAAGATCATCATCCGCAAGCCCGACTCGACCGAGCCCTTCTCGGCGCTCGCGTTCAAGGTCGCGGTGCACCCGTTCTTCGGTCGCCTCACGTACGTCCGGGTCTACTCGGGCACCATCGCGAGCGGCTCGCAGGTCATCAACTCGACCAAGGGCAAGAAGGAGCGCATCGGCAAGATCTTCCAGATGCACTCCAACAAGGAGAACCCGGTCGACTCGGTCACCGCCGGTCACATCTACGCGGTCATCGGCCTCAAGGACACGACCACGGGCGACACGCTCTGCGACCCGCAGGACCAGATCGTCCTCGAGTCGATGACGTTCCCCGAGCCCGTCATCGAGGTCGCGATCGAGCCGAAGACGAAGGCCGACCAGGAGAAGCTGGGTGTCGCCATCCAGAAGCTCGCCGAGGAGGACCCGACCTTCCGCACCGAGCAGAACCAGGAGACCGGTCAGACGGTCATCAAGGGCATGGGCGAGCTCCACCTCGACATCCTGGTCGACCGCATGAAGCGCGAGTTCAACGTCGAGGCAAACGTCGGCAAGCCGCAGGTCGCGTACCGCGAGACCATCCGCGGCACGGTCGACAAGCACGACTTCACGCACAAGAAGCAGACGGGTGGATCCGGGCAGTTCGCCAAGATCCAGATCAAGATCGAGCCCATGGAGGTGACCGCGGAGAAGACCTACGAGTTCGACAACAAGGTCACCGGCGGTCGCGTCCCCCGGGAGTACATCCCCTCGGTGGACGCGGGCATCCAGGACGCGCTCCAGGTCGGCATCCTCGCCGGCTACCCGATGGTCGGCGTGAAGGCGACGCTGCTGGACGGCGCCGCGCACGACGTCGACTCCTCGGAGATGGCGTTCAAGATCGCCGGCTCGATGGCCTTCAAGGAGGCCGCGCGCAAGGCGAAGCCCGTGCTGCTCGAGCCGCTCATGGCCGTCGAGGTCCGTACGCCCGAGGAGTACATGGGCGACGTCATCGGCGACCTGAACTCCCGGCGCGGCCAGATCCAGGCCATGGAGGACGCGAGCGGCGTGAAGGTCATCACCGCGAACGTCCCCCTGTCGGAGATGTTCGGCTACGTCGGCGACCTGAGGAGCAAGACCTCCGGCCGCGCGGTGTACTCGATGAGCTTCGGCAGCTACGCCGAGGTCCCGAAGGCTGTCGCCGACGAGATCGTCCAGAAGAACAAGGGCGAGTAG
- the rpsG gene encoding 30S ribosomal protein S7 has translation MPRKGPAPKRPVVADPVYGAPIVSQLVNKILLDGKKGLAEKIVYDALAGVAAKNGQDAVVTLKKALDNVRPALEVRSRRVGGSTYQVPIEVKPHRANTLALRWLTTYAKSRREKTMTERLTNEILDASNGLGAAVKRREDTHKMAESNKAFAHYRW, from the coding sequence ATGCCTCGCAAGGGTCCCGCCCCCAAGCGCCCTGTCGTCGCAGATCCCGTCTACGGTGCGCCGATCGTCAGCCAGCTCGTCAACAAGATCCTGCTCGACGGCAAGAAGGGCCTCGCCGAGAAGATCGTCTACGACGCCCTCGCCGGCGTAGCTGCCAAGAACGGCCAGGACGCCGTCGTCACGCTGAAGAAGGCGCTCGACAACGTCCGCCCGGCACTCGAGGTCCGCTCGCGCCGCGTGGGTGGCTCCACCTACCAGGTGCCGATCGAGGTCAAGCCGCACCGCGCGAACACCCTCGCGCTCCGCTGGCTCACGACGTACGCCAAGTCGCGTCGCGAGAAGACGATGACCGAGCGTCTCACCAACGAGATCCTCGACGCGTCGAACGGCCTCGGTGCCGCGGTCAAGCGCCGCGAGGACACCCACAAGATGGCCGAGTCGAACAAGGCCTTCGCGCACTACCGCTGGTAG
- the rpsL gene encoding 30S ribosomal protein S12: protein MPTIQQLVRKGRTPKVVKTKAPALKANPQQRGVCTRVYTTTPKKPNSALRKVARVKLSNGQEVTAYIPGEGHNLQEHSMVLVRGGRVKDLPGVRYKIVRGALDTQAVKNRKQARSRYGAKMEKK from the coding sequence GTGCCCACCATCCAGCAGCTGGTCCGCAAGGGCCGCACGCCCAAGGTCGTCAAGACCAAGGCGCCCGCCCTGAAGGCGAACCCCCAGCAGCGCGGCGTCTGCACCCGCGTCTACACGACCACGCCCAAGAAGCCGAACTCTGCCCTGCGCAAGGTCGCCCGCGTCAAGCTCAGCAACGGCCAGGAGGTGACGGCCTACATCCCCGGTGAGGGCCACAACCTGCAGGAGCACTCCATGGTGCTCGTCCGCGGCGGTCGCGTGAAGGACCTCCCCGGCGTGCGCTACAAGATCGTCCGCGGCGCGCTCGACACCCAGGCCGTGAAGAACCGCAAGCAGGCTCGCAGCCGGTACGGCGCGAAGATGGAGAAGAAGTAA
- a CDS encoding DUF6121 family protein, with protein sequence MIPLLAAVMHVALVVCVFGFVALLGGDEVIPERDAGVLLGPVMVVSATLVFAVGLIRTTREADRERRIPVLPVIGWGVGAWLAYGILGAVLYLLAGADVFASLAFALRHLVDPFGVAVLGISVLLGLGAVALAARGPSSTV encoded by the coding sequence GTGATCCCCCTCCTGGCCGCCGTCATGCACGTCGCGCTCGTCGTGTGCGTCTTCGGCTTCGTCGCCCTGCTCGGCGGTGACGAGGTGATCCCCGAGCGAGATGCCGGCGTCCTGCTCGGACCCGTGATGGTCGTGAGCGCCACGCTGGTCTTCGCCGTCGGCCTCATCCGCACCACGCGCGAGGCCGACCGCGAGCGCCGGATCCCCGTCCTGCCGGTCATCGGCTGGGGCGTGGGCGCCTGGCTCGCGTACGGGATCCTCGGCGCCGTCCTCTACCTCCTGGCCGGCGCGGACGTGTTCGCGAGCCTCGCGTTCGCCCTCAGGCACCTCGTGGATCCGTTCGGCGTCGCCGTGCTGGGGATCTCGGTGCTCCTGGGCCTCGGCGCCGTCGCGTTGGCCGCCCGCGGCCCCTCGTCCACCGTTTGA
- a CDS encoding amino acid ABC transporter ATP-binding protein: MSPTDPVDPAAAPAPHRTPGEPVLTVRGLRKSFGDNEVLRSIDLEVRRGGVTALIGPSGSGKTTVLRSLNGLEVPEEGVVEVAAADADSRSRTTGPLRVDFAAKPRHRELLALRDRSAMVFQQYNLFPHKTVLENVIEGPVQVQRRPVAEATREAEELLARVGLADKRDQHPFQLSGGQQQRVGIVRALALRPQILLFDEPTSALDPELVGEVLSVIKELADEAWTMVIVTHELAFARQVADEVVFMDGGVVVERGHPSEVLQHPTEERTRRFLQRLLEPF; encoded by the coding sequence ATGTCGCCCACTGATCCCGTCGACCCCGCAGCCGCGCCCGCCCCGCACCGCACGCCCGGGGAGCCCGTCCTCACCGTCCGCGGCCTCCGCAAGTCGTTCGGCGACAACGAGGTGCTCCGCTCCATCGACCTCGAGGTCCGTCGCGGCGGCGTGACCGCGCTCATCGGCCCGAGCGGATCCGGCAAGACCACGGTCCTGCGCTCCCTCAACGGGCTCGAGGTGCCGGAGGAGGGCGTCGTCGAGGTCGCCGCTGCCGACGCCGACTCCCGGTCCCGCACGACGGGCCCCCTCCGCGTCGACTTCGCCGCCAAGCCGAGGCACCGCGAGCTGCTCGCCCTCCGCGACCGCTCGGCGATGGTGTTCCAGCAGTACAACCTGTTCCCGCACAAGACCGTGCTGGAGAACGTCATCGAGGGCCCGGTGCAGGTCCAGCGGCGCCCCGTGGCCGAGGCGACGCGCGAGGCCGAGGAGCTGCTCGCCCGCGTCGGCCTCGCCGACAAGCGCGACCAGCACCCGTTCCAGCTGTCGGGCGGGCAGCAGCAGCGCGTGGGGATCGTGCGCGCGCTGGCGCTCCGACCGCAGATCCTCCTGTTCGACGAGCCGACGTCCGCCCTCGATCCTGAGCTGGTGGGCGAGGTGCTCAGCGTCATCAAGGAGCTCGCCGACGAGGCGTGGACCATGGTGATCGTCACCCACGAGCTGGCATTCGCCCGCCAGGTGGCCGACGAGGTCGTGTTCATGGACGGCGGCGTCGTGGTCGAGCGCGGGCACCCGTCCGAGGTCCTGCAGCACCCGACCGAGGAGCGCACGCGCCGCTTCCTGCAGCGGCTCCTCGAGCCGTTCTAG
- a CDS encoding amino acid ABC transporter permease — MSREWDLFWSSFGPLALETIRGTIPLALVTFALGLAIALGLALMRLYGNRLVSGIARFYISVVRGTPLLVQLFVIFYGLPSIGVVLPPWPSAVIALSVNVGGYAAEIIRASILSVPRGQWEAGHTIGMSRALTLRRIIVPQAARVSVPPLSNTFISLVKDTSLASVILVTELFKQAQLIASSTFEYMLLYLEAALIYWLVCLVLSFAQTRLERRLDRYVAH; from the coding sequence ATGTCGAGGGAGTGGGACCTGTTCTGGTCGTCCTTCGGGCCGCTCGCGCTCGAGACGATCCGCGGCACCATCCCGCTCGCCCTCGTCACCTTCGCCCTCGGCCTCGCGATCGCGCTGGGGCTCGCGCTCATGCGGCTCTACGGCAACCGGCTCGTGTCCGGCATCGCGCGCTTCTACATCTCGGTCGTGCGCGGCACCCCGCTCCTGGTGCAGCTCTTCGTGATCTTCTACGGTCTGCCGTCCATCGGCGTCGTGCTGCCGCCGTGGCCGAGCGCGGTCATCGCCCTGTCGGTGAACGTCGGCGGCTACGCGGCGGAGATCATCCGCGCGTCGATCCTCTCGGTGCCGCGCGGGCAGTGGGAGGCCGGCCACACCATCGGCATGTCCCGCGCGCTGACGCTGCGCCGCATCATCGTGCCGCAGGCCGCCCGCGTGTCGGTGCCGCCGCTGTCGAACACGTTCATCAGCCTGGTGAAGGACACGTCCCTCGCCTCCGTGATCCTCGTGACCGAGCTCTTCAAGCAGGCCCAGCTCATCGCCTCGTCCACCTTCGAGTACATGCTGCTGTACCTCGAGGCGGCCCTGATCTACTGGCTCGTCTGCCTCGTGCTGTCGTTCGCGCAGACCCGCCTCGAGAGGAGGCTCGACCGGTATGTCGCCCACTGA
- a CDS encoding amino acid ABC transporter substrate-binding protein: MTLRSRLRPSLALTGLLAAAALGLAGCASGDAGTGSADGTSGTPAAATSLSDVKAKGELVIGTEGTYSPFSFHEGSGSGALTGYDVEVATAVADKLGVKLVFEETQFDGIFAGLEAGRWDVIANQISITDERKTVYDFSEPYTVSPGVIIVKGSDSGISSFADLAGKTTAQSLTSNWNDLATQSGAKVEAVEGFAQAVTLLQQGRVDATINDRLTLLDYQKQQGDSDLEVAAETDDPSLSALVFRKGSDDLVTAVDQALADLRADGTLASISEKYFGADVSQ, from the coding sequence ATGACGCTCCGCTCCCGCCTCCGCCCCTCCCTCGCCCTCACCGGCCTCCTGGCCGCGGCCGCCCTCGGCCTCGCGGGCTGCGCCTCGGGCGACGCGGGCACCGGATCCGCCGACGGCACCTCCGGCACCCCCGCCGCCGCGACGAGCCTCTCCGACGTCAAGGCCAAGGGCGAGCTCGTCATCGGCACCGAGGGCACGTACTCGCCGTTCTCCTTCCACGAGGGATCCGGGTCGGGCGCGCTCACGGGCTACGACGTCGAGGTCGCGACCGCGGTCGCCGACAAGCTGGGCGTGAAGCTCGTCTTCGAGGAGACCCAGTTCGACGGCATCTTCGCGGGCCTCGAGGCCGGGCGCTGGGACGTCATCGCCAACCAGATCTCCATCACGGACGAGCGCAAGACGGTCTACGACTTCTCCGAGCCGTACACCGTCTCGCCCGGCGTGATCATCGTGAAGGGCTCCGACTCGGGCATCAGCTCGTTCGCCGACCTCGCGGGCAAGACCACGGCCCAGTCGCTCACGAGCAACTGGAACGATCTCGCGACCCAGAGCGGCGCCAAGGTCGAGGCCGTCGAGGGCTTCGCGCAGGCGGTGACGCTCCTCCAGCAGGGCCGCGTCGACGCGACGATCAACGACCGCCTCACGCTCCTCGACTACCAGAAGCAGCAGGGCGACTCCGACCTGGAGGTCGCCGCGGAGACCGACGACCCGTCGCTCAGCGCGCTCGTCTTCCGCAAGGGGAGCGACGACCTCGTGACCGCGGTCGACCAGGCCCTCGCCGACCTGCGCGCCGACGGCACGCTCGCGTCGATCTCGGAGAAGTACTTCGGCGCGGACGTCTCGCAGTAG
- a CDS encoding DNA-directed RNA polymerase subunit beta', producing MLDVTTFDELRIGLATADDIRRWSHGEVKKPETINYRTLKPEKDGLFGEQIFGPSRDWECSCGKYKRVRFKGIVCERCGVEVTKSAVRRERMGHIELAAPVTHIWYFKGVPSRLGYLLDMAPKDLEKVIYFAAYMVISVDEDARHEDMPGLENELRLEIKTLQDQRDSQIAERLGRLETDLAALEAEGAKSDQKRRAKDGAEKEMGQTRKAFDEDISRLERVWEEFRSLKVGELKPEDAVFHELQDRFGIYFEAHMGAEAIQKRLEAFDLEAEGELLREQIATGKGQKKIRAIKRLRVVSSFLATGNSPAAMVLQVVPVIPPELRPMVQLDGGRFATSDLNDLYRRVINRNNRLRRLLDLGAPEIIVNNEKRMLQEAVDALFDNGRRGRPVTGTGNRALKSLSDMLKGKQGRFRQNLLGKRVDYSGRSVIIVGPQLKLHQCGLPKQMALELFKPFVIKRLIDLSHAQNIKAAKRMVERSRGQVWDVLEEIIRERPVLLNRAPTLHRLGIQAFEPQLVEGKAIQLHPLVCAAFNADFDGDQMAVHLPLSVEAQAEARILMLASNNILKPSDGRPVTLPTQDMIIGLHHLTTLKEGVAGEGRAFSSVAEAILAKDQLSLDLNAKVRIRLHDIYFGEGEAPEGVELDEKGKTVGPVLLETTLGRALFNETLPVDYPYIEAVADKGKLSEIVNDLAERYPKVEVAAALDRIKDAGFYWATRSGVTVALSDVLTPPTKAAILSGYEKQAAKVQGQFEKGLTTNAERRQELIEIWNKATAEVAKAMEDNLPADNNINRMVSSGARGNWMQVRQIAGMRGLVSNPKGEIIPRPIVHSYREGLTVAEYFISTHGARKGLADTALRTADSGYLTRRLVDVSQDVIIREDDCGTGRGLDLPIATKGADGSSVRDSNVENSVYARSLAADAVNEAGEVVAPAGSDVGDVLIDHLIAAGVHEIKVRSVLTCESAVGVCAACYGRSLATGKLVDIGEAVGIIAAQSIGEPGTQLTMRTFHTGGVASADDITQGLPRVQELFEARTPKGASPIAEAAGRITIEDTDRSRKVILTPDNGDEPHIYPVLKRATLLVEDGQHVELGQQLHVGAIDPKEVLRVKGVREVQKHLVGGVQGVYRSQGVPIHDKHIEVIVRQMLRKVTVVEHGDTDLLPGELVDRARYNEVNRATLTEGKKTASARQEVMGITKASLATESWLSAASFQETTRVLTQAAMEGKSDPLMGLKENVIIGKLIPAGTGLAKYRDVTVTATEEAKAERYPNRIFTDESVFNESDLSFVDFDSFSSDDYTPGTYN from the coding sequence TTGCTCGACGTAACAACTTTCGATGAGCTGCGGATCGGCCTGGCCACGGCCGACGACATCCGCCGCTGGTCGCACGGTGAGGTCAAGAAGCCCGAGACCATCAACTACCGCACGCTGAAGCCCGAGAAGGACGGCCTCTTCGGAGAGCAGATCTTCGGACCCAGCCGCGACTGGGAGTGCTCCTGCGGCAAGTACAAGCGGGTGCGCTTCAAGGGCATCGTCTGCGAGCGCTGCGGCGTCGAGGTCACCAAGTCCGCGGTCCGCCGCGAGCGCATGGGCCACATCGAGCTCGCCGCGCCCGTCACGCACATCTGGTACTTCAAGGGCGTCCCGTCGCGCCTCGGCTACCTGCTCGACATGGCGCCGAAGGACCTCGAGAAGGTCATCTACTTCGCCGCGTACATGGTGATCAGCGTGGACGAGGATGCTCGCCACGAGGACATGCCCGGCCTCGAGAACGAGCTCCGGCTCGAGATCAAGACCCTGCAGGACCAGCGCGACAGCCAGATCGCCGAGCGCCTCGGGCGCCTGGAGACCGACCTGGCCGCACTGGAGGCCGAGGGCGCCAAGAGCGACCAGAAGCGCCGCGCGAAGGACGGCGCCGAGAAGGAGATGGGTCAGACGCGCAAGGCGTTCGACGAGGACATCTCCCGTCTCGAGCGAGTCTGGGAGGAGTTCCGCAGCCTCAAGGTCGGCGAGCTCAAGCCCGAGGACGCCGTCTTCCACGAGCTGCAGGACCGCTTCGGCATCTACTTCGAGGCCCACATGGGCGCCGAGGCGATCCAGAAGCGCCTGGAGGCCTTCGACCTCGAGGCCGAGGGGGAGCTGCTCCGCGAGCAGATCGCCACCGGCAAGGGCCAGAAGAAGATCCGCGCCATCAAGCGCCTGCGCGTCGTCAGCTCCTTCCTCGCGACCGGCAACTCGCCGGCCGCGATGGTGCTGCAGGTCGTCCCGGTCATCCCGCCCGAGCTGCGCCCGATGGTGCAGCTCGACGGCGGCCGCTTCGCGACCAGCGACCTGAACGACCTGTACCGCCGCGTGATCAACCGCAACAACCGCCTCCGTCGTCTGCTTGACCTCGGCGCCCCCGAGATCATCGTCAACAACGAGAAGCGCATGCTGCAGGAGGCCGTCGACGCGCTGTTCGACAACGGCCGCCGCGGTCGTCCCGTCACGGGTACCGGCAACCGCGCGCTCAAGTCCCTCAGCGACATGCTGAAGGGCAAGCAGGGCCGGTTCCGCCAGAACCTGCTCGGCAAGCGCGTGGACTACTCGGGCCGCTCGGTCATCATCGTCGGGCCGCAGCTCAAGCTGCACCAGTGCGGTCTGCCCAAGCAGATGGCGCTCGAGCTGTTCAAGCCGTTCGTCATCAAGCGCCTGATCGACCTGAGCCACGCCCAGAACATCAAGGCCGCCAAGCGCATGGTCGAGCGCAGCCGCGGACAGGTCTGGGACGTGCTCGAGGAGATCATCCGCGAGCGCCCCGTGCTGCTCAACCGCGCGCCCACGCTCCACCGCCTGGGCATCCAGGCGTTCGAGCCCCAGCTCGTGGAGGGCAAGGCCATCCAGCTGCACCCGCTCGTCTGCGCCGCGTTCAACGCGGACTTCGACGGCGACCAGATGGCCGTCCACCTGCCCCTGTCGGTCGAGGCCCAGGCCGAGGCGCGCATCCTGATGCTCGCCTCGAACAACATCCTCAAGCCGTCGGACGGACGCCCGGTCACCCTGCCCACGCAGGACATGATCATCGGCCTGCACCACCTGACCACCCTCAAGGAGGGCGTCGCCGGTGAGGGTCGCGCGTTCAGCTCGGTGGCCGAGGCCATCCTGGCGAAGGACCAGCTCTCACTGGACCTCAACGCCAAGGTGCGCATCCGCCTGCACGACATCTACTTCGGCGAGGGCGAGGCGCCCGAGGGCGTCGAGCTCGACGAGAAGGGCAAGACGGTCGGACCCGTGCTGCTCGAGACCACCCTCGGTCGCGCGCTGTTCAACGAGACCCTGCCGGTCGACTACCCCTACATCGAGGCCGTCGCCGACAAGGGCAAGCTCTCCGAGATCGTCAACGACCTCGCCGAGCGGTACCCCAAGGTCGAGGTCGCAGCAGCGCTCGACCGGATCAAGGACGCGGGCTTCTACTGGGCCACGCGCTCCGGCGTCACGGTCGCCCTCTCCGACGTGCTGACCCCGCCCACCAAGGCGGCCATCCTGTCGGGCTACGAGAAGCAGGCCGCCAAGGTCCAGGGCCAGTTCGAGAAGGGACTCACGACGAACGCCGAGCGTCGTCAGGAGCTCATCGAGATCTGGAACAAGGCCACCGCCGAGGTCGCGAAGGCGATGGAGGACAACCTCCCCGCCGACAACAACATCAACCGCATGGTGTCCTCCGGGGCACGAGGCAACTGGATGCAGGTCCGCCAGATCGCCGGCATGCGCGGCCTCGTGTCGAACCCGAAGGGCGAGATCATCCCCCGCCCGATCGTCCACTCGTACCGCGAGGGCCTGACGGTGGCGGAGTACTTCATCTCCACCCACGGTGCTCGCAAGGGACTGGCCGACACCGCGCTCCGCACCGCCGACTCCGGGTACCTCACCCGTCGTCTGGTGGACGTGTCGCAGGACGTCATCATCCGCGAGGACGACTGCGGCACGGGCCGTGGGCTCGACCTGCCGATCGCCACGAAGGGCGCCGACGGCTCGTCCGTCCGCGACTCCAACGTGGAGAACTCGGTGTACGCCCGCTCGCTGGCCGCCGACGCGGTCAACGAGGCAGGCGAGGTCGTCGCCCCCGCGGGCAGCGACGTCGGCGACGTCCTGATCGACCACCTGATCGCGGCCGGCGTGCACGAGATCAAGGTGCGCTCGGTCCTCACGTGCGAGTCCGCCGTCGGCGTGTGCGCGGCCTGCTACGGCCGCTCGCTCGCCACCGGCAAGCTCGTGGACATCGGCGAGGCCGTCGGCATCATCGCGGCCCAGTCGATCGGCGAGCCCGGCACGCAGCTCACGATGCGCACCTTCCACACGGGTGGTGTGGCATCGGCGGACGACATCACGCAGGGTCTGCCCCGCGTGCAGGAGCTCTTCGAGGCCCGCACCCCCAAGGGCGCGTCGCCCATCGCGGAGGCCGCGGGTCGCATCACGATCGAGGACACGGATCGCAGCCGCAAGGTGATCCTGACCCCGGACAACGGCGACGAGCCGCACATCTACCCGGTGCTCAAGCGCGCGACCCTCCTCGTCGAGGACGGCCAGCACGTCGAGCTCGGGCAGCAGCTGCACGTCGGCGCCATCGACCCGAAGGAGGTCCTCCGGGTCAAGGGCGTGCGCGAGGTGCAGAAGCACCTCGTGGGCGGTGTCCAGGGCGTCTACCGCTCGCAGGGCGTCCCGATCCACGACAAGCACATCGAGGTCATCGTGCGGCAGATGCTGCGCAAGGTCACGGTCGTCGAGCACGGCGACACGGACCTCCTCCCCGGTGAGCTGGTCGACCGGGCCCGCTACAACGAGGTCAACCGCGCCACGCTGACGGAGGGCAAGAAGACCGCCTCCGCCCGCCAGGAGGTCATGGGCATCACCAAGGCCTCGCTCGCGACCGAGTCGTGGCTGTCGGCCGCGTCCTTCCAGGAGACGACCCGCGTGCTCACGCAGGCCGCCATGGAGGGCAAGTCCGACCCGCTGATGGGCCTCAAGGAGAACGTCATCATCGGCAAGCTGATCCCGGCCGGCACGGGGCTCGCGAAGTACCGCGACGTCACCGTCACCGCGACGGAGGAGGCCAAGGCCGAGCGCTACCCGAACCGCATCTTCACGGATGAGTCGGTGTTCAACGAGTCCGACCTGAGCTTCGTCGACTTCGACAGCTTCAGCTCGGACGACTACACGCCCGGCACCTACAACTAG